A single region of the Streptomyces sp. NBC_00425 genome encodes:
- a CDS encoding DUF6461 domain-containing protein, which produces MNTDADLDSLRWAAGWMCVTFTRDLSPEDVFTRYGADPDQAHILDWEAASDLVSDDAGDGMVSLLRSGRIGEWAFCVEEEGDIGSGGECLAELSRNTETYSVLTTEGIDVFQHWRDGECIEYFEPGMEHTRSAPFGPWWGRVEAALAAHEGTDSGTAPVVALVLDHLGISLDDATLGGPWPSLTLVEDDAPSEPLGDTYAGEGPVPPGSVVIS; this is translated from the coding sequence GTGAACACCGACGCGGACCTGGATTCGCTTCGCTGGGCAGCGGGATGGATGTGCGTCACCTTCACCCGTGACCTCAGCCCCGAGGACGTCTTCACACGGTACGGGGCCGACCCGGACCAGGCCCACATACTCGACTGGGAAGCGGCCTCGGACCTGGTCTCGGACGATGCCGGTGACGGGATGGTGTCGTTGCTGCGGTCCGGAAGGATCGGTGAATGGGCCTTCTGCGTCGAGGAGGAAGGTGACATCGGCTCAGGCGGAGAATGCCTGGCGGAGTTGTCTCGGAACACCGAAACGTACAGTGTGTTGACGACCGAGGGGATCGACGTCTTCCAGCATTGGCGTGACGGTGAGTGCATCGAGTACTTCGAACCCGGTATGGAGCACACCCGGTCCGCACCGTTCGGCCCGTGGTGGGGACGGGTCGAAGCGGCGCTCGCCGCACACGAGGGCACTGACTCCGGGACGGCCCCTGTGGTGGCCCTTGTACTGGACCACCTCGGGATTTCCCTGGACGACGCCACCCTCGGCGGCCCATGGCCCAGCTTGACGCTCGTCGAGGATGACGCACCGTCGGAGCCACTGGGCGACACCTACGCGGGCGAAGGGCCGGTTCCGCCCGGCAGTGTCGTGATCTCGTAG
- a CDS encoding VOC family protein, translated as MALDWEQIIVDSSDPIALGRWWAEALGWVVVDESEEIIEIRPEPDQMPGLLFVPVPEGKTSKNRLHPDFRPDDQEAEVARLLSLGARRADTVQDEQHWVTLLDPEGNEFCVLGERKS; from the coding sequence ATGGCACTCGACTGGGAACAGATCATCGTCGACTCCTCCGACCCCATCGCCCTTGGGCGCTGGTGGGCCGAGGCTCTCGGCTGGGTAGTGGTCGACGAATCCGAGGAGATCATCGAGATCCGGCCTGAGCCGGACCAGATGCCGGGGCTGCTCTTCGTGCCTGTCCCCGAGGGCAAGACGTCGAAGAACCGGCTCCACCCCGACTTCCGCCCCGACGACCAGGAGGCCGAGGTCGCCCGGCTGCTCTCCCTCGGTGCCCGGCGCGCCGACACCGTGCAGGACGAGCAGCACTGGGTGACCCTCCTCGACCCGGAGGGCAACGAATTCTGTGTCCTGGGTGAGCGGAAGAGCTGA
- a CDS encoding TetR/AcrR family transcriptional regulator produces the protein MPKQVDYESRRRRIAEAVCLLADEHGPEGVSMRDVAARAQVSLGAVQRCFRSKGEMILFAVDHVGDRITERVRARLAASPAQSAATALGHAANEIALLREEHRAEARIWLAFVAQAAVSEPLAGPLKTSYAALQNLFVRLITEAAESGSADEGATPPDPQHEACTLLALADGLTTHVLIGHLTAEEAEEVLHAHLVGLWERLGTTRPRKAV, from the coding sequence ATGCCTAAACAGGTGGACTACGAAAGCCGACGCCGCCGGATCGCCGAGGCCGTTTGCCTCCTCGCCGACGAACACGGACCGGAGGGAGTGAGCATGCGCGACGTCGCCGCCCGCGCGCAGGTCTCACTGGGCGCCGTTCAGCGCTGCTTCCGCAGCAAGGGGGAGATGATCCTCTTCGCCGTCGACCACGTCGGCGACCGCATCACCGAACGTGTGAGGGCACGCCTGGCCGCGAGCCCGGCCCAGTCGGCCGCCACCGCCCTGGGCCACGCGGCCAACGAGATCGCCCTGCTCCGCGAAGAGCACCGCGCCGAAGCACGGATCTGGCTCGCGTTCGTCGCTCAGGCCGCTGTCAGCGAGCCACTCGCCGGCCCGCTGAAAACCAGCTACGCGGCCCTCCAGAACCTCTTCGTCCGCCTCATCACGGAGGCCGCCGAGAGCGGATCGGCCGACGAAGGCGCTACGCCGCCCGACCCGCAGCACGAGGCTTGCACTCTGCTCGCCCTCGCCGACGGCCTCACCACCCATGTACTCATAGGCCACTTGACCGCAGAGGAAGCCGAGGAAGTCCTGCACGCGCATCTGGTCGGCCTCTGGGAACGCCTCGGCACCACCCGCCCCCGAAAGGCCGTCTGA
- a CDS encoding amidase — translation MIRQNALWAMTAAAQAEAVRGGEISALEVVDSHLERIAEVNPQVNAVTQLMAERAREAAAHTDQRRAAGEELGPLAGVPFTVKESTAVEGVPTTLGTARFHDLVAPADAPPVARLRAAGAIPIGHSNMPTLVLAGMHTRSELFGDTVNPWDRSRTPGGSSGGDGVAVATGMAALGLGNDSGGSVRIPASFCGVAGLKPTTGRFPADHRVLGPEDPGPASQMLVTDGPLARTVADLRLAYEALAGTDPRDPRAVPVPLYGEPLPGTVKVAVVADPGGHGVHPTVRAAVTAAADALRDAGYDVREMADVPRLDEALEAYGRITVTEFAPTWPAVRKLLGEGGDRYIQMAMEKTPPANAAELTKLMGTWLGIRRSWAEFLDEYPLLLGPVFAEPPVEPGLESRDEAGRDRVSEGMRLCTVTSFVGVPAVAVPTGVSDGLPSGVQIIGRAFREDLCLAAAQEIEDRLGVLTPIDPRPEVPAAAR, via the coding sequence ATGATCAGGCAGAACGCCCTGTGGGCAATGACGGCCGCCGCCCAGGCGGAGGCCGTACGAGGCGGCGAGATATCGGCCCTCGAAGTGGTCGACAGCCACCTTGAACGCATCGCCGAGGTCAACCCACAGGTCAACGCGGTCACGCAGCTGATGGCCGAGCGAGCCCGCGAGGCCGCGGCACACACGGACCAGCGGCGAGCAGCGGGCGAAGAACTCGGGCCGCTGGCCGGCGTGCCGTTCACGGTGAAGGAGTCAACCGCTGTCGAAGGCGTGCCGACCACACTCGGAACGGCACGCTTCCACGACCTGGTGGCTCCGGCCGACGCACCCCCGGTGGCCCGGCTCCGCGCGGCGGGAGCCATACCGATCGGCCACAGCAACATGCCCACCCTGGTCCTGGCCGGGATGCACACCCGCAGCGAGTTGTTCGGCGACACCGTCAACCCGTGGGACCGGAGCCGGACCCCGGGCGGCAGCAGTGGCGGTGACGGAGTGGCCGTCGCCACCGGCATGGCCGCGCTCGGTCTCGGCAATGATTCCGGTGGATCAGTGCGGATCCCGGCCTCGTTCTGCGGCGTGGCGGGGCTGAAGCCGACCACCGGGCGGTTCCCAGCCGACCACCGTGTCCTCGGCCCCGAAGACCCGGGACCAGCCTCACAGATGCTGGTCACCGACGGACCCCTGGCCCGTACGGTCGCCGACCTGCGGCTGGCGTACGAGGCGCTGGCCGGGACCGACCCGCGGGACCCGCGGGCCGTACCCGTGCCCCTCTACGGCGAGCCCCTGCCGGGAACGGTCAAGGTCGCGGTCGTGGCCGACCCCGGAGGCCACGGCGTTCATCCCACGGTCCGCGCGGCTGTCACGGCCGCGGCCGACGCGTTGCGCGACGCCGGGTACGACGTGCGAGAGATGGCGGATGTTCCGCGGTTGGACGAGGCACTCGAAGCATACGGCCGGATCACCGTGACCGAATTCGCGCCGACCTGGCCAGCGGTGCGGAAACTGCTCGGCGAAGGCGGAGACCGCTACATCCAGATGGCCATGGAGAAGACTCCGCCTGCGAACGCCGCAGAGCTCACGAAGCTGATGGGGACCTGGCTCGGCATCCGCCGCTCCTGGGCGGAGTTCCTCGACGAGTACCCGCTGCTGCTTGGACCGGTGTTCGCCGAGCCGCCCGTCGAGCCGGGACTGGAGTCACGCGATGAAGCGGGACGGGACCGGGTCTCCGAGGGCATGCGCCTGTGCACGGTGACCAGCTTTGTGGGCGTTCCCGCCGTCGCCGTGCCGACCGGAGTCAGCGACGGCCTGCCGTCCGGCGTACAGATCATCGGGCGCGCGTTCCGGGAAGACCTTTGCCTGGCCGCTGCCCAGGAGATCGAGGACCGCCTCGGCGTGCTCACGCCGATCGACCCTCGCCCCGAAGTCCCGGCTGCCGCGCGGTAG
- a CDS encoding MHYT domain-containing protein, translated as MTATVSNFYYGAATPIAAYLMACLGAALGLRCTTRSLRRPHHRARWLALGAVSIGCGIWTMHFIAMIGFNVQGALVEYDTTKTVLSLVVAIVVVAIGVFLVGYRGGSAVNLAVAGTITGLGVAAMHYLGMAAIHTNGGLHYDTPTVALSVAIAVAAATAALWAAVSIRGLWSSLGASLVMGVAVTGMHYTGMAAVSVHLTGGSGVSQSSTGLISFLLLMLAGPLVVLLVAAVIVMFDPDMMLGDDGPAAPLAYGAETDVPTWQAAESWQPYNSW; from the coding sequence ATGACCGCCACCGTCTCCAACTTCTACTACGGGGCCGCGACGCCGATCGCGGCCTACCTGATGGCCTGTCTCGGTGCGGCACTCGGTCTGCGCTGCACGACACGCTCTCTGCGGCGCCCGCATCACAGAGCCAGATGGCTGGCCCTGGGCGCCGTGTCCATCGGCTGCGGTATCTGGACCATGCACTTCATCGCGATGATCGGCTTCAACGTTCAGGGCGCGCTGGTCGAGTACGACACGACGAAGACCGTGCTCAGTCTCGTCGTCGCCATCGTCGTCGTCGCCATCGGAGTCTTCCTCGTCGGCTATCGCGGCGGCTCGGCCGTGAACCTCGCCGTCGCGGGCACGATCACCGGGCTCGGAGTCGCGGCCATGCACTACCTCGGCATGGCCGCCATCCACACCAACGGCGGCCTGCACTACGACACGCCGACCGTGGCGCTGTCCGTGGCGATCGCCGTCGCGGCGGCCACGGCGGCACTGTGGGCGGCTGTATCCATCCGCGGCCTGTGGTCGAGCCTGGGAGCGAGCCTGGTCATGGGGGTGGCCGTGACCGGTATGCACTACACCGGCATGGCCGCGGTCTCCGTGCATCTCACCGGCGGTTCCGGCGTCTCGCAGTCCTCCACCGGACTGATCTCGTTCCTCCTGCTGATGCTGGCGGGGCCGCTCGTGGTCCTCCTGGTCGCCGCCGTCATCGTCATGTTCGACCCGGACATGATGCTCGGCGACGACGGCCCGGCAGCACCCTTGGCGTACGGCGCCGAAACCGACGTTCCGACATGGCAGGCGGCCGAGTCCTGGCAGCCTTACAACTCCTGGTGA
- a CDS encoding IclR family transcriptional regulator domain-containing protein, with protein MTTNGPASGQTGPGTASSLRMALRVVNAVLDREGSGRTGFNVSRLASEVGIERSKASRTTQDLCDKGFLQRLDDSTLRAGDAFFTAAASLHPGLLRRSRPLLRRMAVAHGAGARLSVRDGVQVRLLRAESAAGWSQEWQGRASLVTPCWCTGAGRALLLDHTAEDLTALLDDYELIGVGGPNAARTAAELVAANDHDRLRGVVAAHGEFEHGVTEYAVPVRDPDGRIRAAVSVVGREQDLVPHQRAIRTDLAAAAAALTDALGGNDGNDTVR; from the coding sequence GTGACGACGAACGGCCCCGCCTCCGGACAGACCGGCCCTGGAACAGCCTCCTCGCTGCGTATGGCCCTGCGCGTGGTCAACGCCGTGCTGGACCGCGAGGGCTCCGGCCGTACCGGTTTCAACGTCAGCAGGCTCGCGAGCGAGGTCGGCATCGAGCGCAGCAAGGCGTCACGCACCACACAGGACCTGTGCGACAAGGGCTTCCTGCAACGTCTCGACGACTCGACGCTGCGCGCCGGTGACGCGTTCTTCACCGCCGCTGCGTCCCTGCACCCCGGACTGCTGCGCCGCAGCCGTCCACTGCTGCGTCGCATGGCCGTGGCACACGGGGCCGGCGCGCGGCTCTCGGTCCGCGACGGCGTCCAGGTCCGGCTGCTGCGCGCCGAATCCGCCGCCGGCTGGTCCCAGGAGTGGCAGGGCCGCGCGAGCCTCGTCACCCCGTGCTGGTGCACCGGCGCCGGCCGCGCACTCCTCCTCGACCACACCGCCGAAGACCTCACCGCCCTGCTCGACGACTACGAGCTGATCGGCGTCGGCGGCCCCAACGCGGCCCGCACCGCCGCAGAACTCGTCGCGGCCAACGACCACGACCGGCTGCGCGGTGTCGTCGCCGCACACGGGGAGTTCGAACACGGGGTCACCGAGTACGCGGTCCCGGTGCGTGACCCCGACGGACGCATCAGGGCCGCCGTGTCGGTCGTCGGCAGGGAGCAGGACCTGGTGCCGCACCAGCGGGCGATCCGCACGGACCTCGCCGCTGCCGCCGCCGCACTGACGGACGCCCTCGGCGGCAACGACGGCAACGACACCGTACGGTAG
- a CDS encoding homoserine dehydrogenase, which translates to MTRYDLALIGFGGVNRALAELIAERADTLEAELGFTLRVVAITDLRAGSLVRTDGPGIDLAPLLAVEPGELDFSMLAGGSPDPRNEWVIREVPADIVAEATFTNPTDGEPALSHVRWAVEAGKHVCTTNKGPVALHGGALKELARRHGVCFEFEGTVMSGTPVLRTARRMFGGLAVNGFEGVMNGTSNYVLGRVESGLSFADAVAEAQALGYAEADPTADIEGYDVQLKVMILAGEVLGADLGRADVPCTGLSALTTDDVRRAAAEGLRWKLVGSASRRSDGTVEARVAPVALPTEHALAGVSGPVNAVAFHTDLLGTVTIAGPGAGRVETAYALLSDVIGIHERTTTPASVETLLEAGRA; encoded by the coding sequence ATGACCCGATACGACCTCGCACTCATCGGATTCGGCGGTGTGAACCGTGCGCTCGCCGAGCTGATCGCCGAACGCGCAGACACCCTGGAGGCCGAACTGGGCTTCACGCTGCGGGTGGTGGCCATCACCGACCTGCGCGCCGGATCGCTCGTGCGCACGGACGGCCCGGGGATAGACCTGGCGCCGCTGCTCGCCGTGGAGCCCGGTGAGCTCGACTTCTCGATGCTGGCGGGCGGCAGCCCGGACCCCCGCAACGAATGGGTCATCCGCGAGGTGCCTGCCGACATCGTGGCAGAAGCCACTTTCACCAACCCCACGGACGGTGAGCCCGCGCTGTCCCACGTGCGATGGGCCGTCGAGGCCGGCAAGCACGTCTGCACCACCAACAAGGGGCCGGTCGCCCTGCACGGCGGCGCCCTGAAGGAGTTGGCTCGACGCCACGGCGTGTGCTTCGAGTTCGAGGGAACCGTGATGTCGGGGACCCCGGTGCTGCGCACCGCGCGCCGTATGTTCGGCGGGCTGGCCGTGAACGGTTTCGAGGGTGTCATGAACGGCACCTCCAACTACGTCCTCGGCCGGGTGGAGTCCGGCCTGTCCTTCGCGGACGCCGTCGCCGAGGCTCAGGCCCTGGGGTACGCGGAGGCCGACCCGACGGCCGACATCGAGGGCTACGACGTCCAGCTGAAGGTCATGATCCTCGCCGGGGAGGTGCTCGGAGCCGACCTCGGACGCGCGGACGTGCCCTGCACCGGACTGTCCGCCCTCACCACCGACGACGTCCGCCGCGCCGCGGCCGAGGGCCTGCGCTGGAAGCTGGTCGGCTCCGCCTCCCGGCGCTCGGACGGCACCGTCGAGGCCCGGGTCGCGCCGGTCGCCCTGCCCACCGAACACGCGCTCGCCGGAGTCTCCGGGCCCGTCAACGCCGTCGCCTTTCACACCGACCTGCTGGGCACCGTCACGATCGCCGGGCCCGGCGCCGGACGCGTCGAGACGGCGTACGCCCTGCTGTCGGACGTCATCGGCATCCACGAACGCACCACGACGCCCGCGTCCGTCGAGACCCTCCTGGAGGCCGGCCGTGCCTGA
- a CDS encoding aldehyde dehydrogenase family protein produces the protein MPDAALSITALNVTPLTNAAPDTASGGGTGAGLSGHDQVGDGMAVVRNPYSGEAIGSVCVTPVSSVDDVMRRAREGRTKARGLSRAARAAVLDGAARLVQERAESFARLIVAEAGKTLVQARKETSRAVNTLRLSAAEARRNAGEVVPFDAYEGSEGRLGWFTREPLGVIVAVTPYNDPLNLVAHKLGPAIAGGNAVVLKPSLLTPLSALRLVDTLVEAGLPEEVVTVVNGGADVGAAVVSASEVRMVSFTGGFRAGEAVARSAGLKKLAMDLGGNAPVVVLADADVESAVEACVSGAFWAAGQNCIGTQRILVEREVYPAFRDAFVERTLRLRTGDPMDGHTDVGPMIGEPAAAAAEKTVTGAIEQGARLLCGHERQGSLYDPTVLEDVPETSDLWREEVFAPVVVLQAVDSFEEAVERANEIDFSLHAGVFTGSLERAMAAARLLEAGGVMINDSSDYRFDAMPFGGFKYGSMGREGVRFAYEEMTQPKVVCLNRESA, from the coding sequence GTGCCTGACGCCGCCCTGAGCATCACCGCCCTGAACGTCACCCCCCTGACGAACGCCGCCCCGGACACCGCGTCCGGCGGCGGGACGGGGGCCGGCCTGAGCGGCCACGACCAGGTCGGCGACGGCATGGCCGTCGTGCGCAACCCCTACAGCGGCGAGGCCATCGGGTCGGTGTGCGTCACCCCGGTCTCCTCGGTGGACGACGTCATGCGGCGGGCTCGCGAGGGGCGGACCAAAGCGCGCGGTCTCTCCCGCGCCGCTCGCGCGGCCGTGCTCGACGGTGCGGCGCGGCTGGTCCAGGAGCGCGCCGAGTCCTTCGCCCGGCTGATCGTCGCCGAGGCGGGCAAGACCCTGGTCCAGGCCCGCAAGGAGACCTCCCGGGCTGTCAACACCCTGCGTCTGTCGGCCGCCGAGGCGCGCCGCAACGCGGGCGAGGTGGTGCCGTTCGACGCCTACGAGGGATCGGAGGGACGGCTGGGCTGGTTCACACGCGAGCCGCTGGGCGTCATCGTGGCGGTCACCCCGTACAACGACCCGCTCAACCTGGTCGCCCACAAGCTCGGGCCCGCGATCGCCGGCGGCAACGCCGTCGTGCTGAAACCCTCCCTGCTCACCCCGCTGTCCGCGCTGAGGCTCGTCGACACGCTGGTGGAGGCCGGGTTGCCGGAGGAGGTGGTGACGGTGGTCAACGGCGGCGCCGACGTGGGGGCCGCCGTGGTGTCCGCGTCTGAGGTGCGCATGGTGTCCTTCACCGGGGGCTTCCGCGCGGGTGAGGCGGTCGCCCGCTCGGCGGGGCTGAAGAAGCTCGCCATGGACCTGGGCGGCAACGCCCCGGTCGTCGTCCTGGCCGACGCGGACGTGGAATCGGCGGTCGAGGCCTGCGTGTCCGGTGCCTTCTGGGCGGCCGGTCAGAACTGCATCGGCACCCAGCGGATCCTCGTCGAACGCGAGGTGTACCCGGCGTTCCGGGACGCCTTCGTCGAACGGACTCTGCGGCTGCGCACCGGCGACCCGATGGACGGGCACACCGATGTCGGCCCCATGATCGGCGAACCGGCGGCGGCCGCCGCCGAGAAGACGGTCACGGGAGCGATCGAGCAGGGCGCTCGGCTGCTGTGCGGGCACGAGCGGCAGGGCAGCCTGTATGACCCCACCGTGCTCGAGGACGTACCGGAGACCTCTGACCTGTGGCGTGAGGAGGTGTTCGCGCCGGTCGTCGTGCTCCAGGCCGTGGACTCCTTCGAGGAGGCCGTGGAGCGGGCCAACGAGATCGACTTCAGCCTGCACGCGGGAGTCTTCACCGGCTCGCTGGAAAGGGCGATGGCCGCGGCACGGCTGCTGGAGGCAGGCGGCGTCATGATCAACGACTCCTCCGACTACCGCTTCGACGCCATGCCCTTCGGCGGTTTCAAGTACGGCAGCATGGGCCGCGAAGGCGTGCGGTTCGCCTACGAGGAGATGACCCAGCCGAAGGTCGTCTGCCTCAACAGGGAGTCGGCGTGA
- a CDS encoding aspartate ammonia-lyase, with the protein MSDSDAGSGAGSPASAGPPTRVESDALGEVHVPAQAYWGAHTARALDNFRVSGVPVSVHPHLVRALAQVKHAAALANGEIGVLEPHKVRAIAAACRAVAEGRHHEQFCVDVIQGGAGTSTNMNANEVIANLALERLGHARGHYEHLDPLDDVNRCQSTNDTYPTALRIAVSAALSELSTELTLLAAEFTAKGAEFATVVKVGRTQLQDAVPMTLGREFGAFGVTLAEDVGRIRETLPLLAETNLGATAIGTGIAAAPGYAAAAVRHLRALTGLDVTPAADLVEATSDTGVFLLVSGVLKRTAVKLSKVCSDLRLLASGPRAGLAEISLPPRQAGSSVMPGKVNPVIPEMVNQIAFATVGADVAVTMAADNGQLQLNAFEPLIGHLLLQHIVWLTHGCSALRTLCVVGITADRERLARGGAGAVGAVTALAARIGHEAATEVARDASRTGADVVDVVVRRGLLDRESALRLIAAAG; encoded by the coding sequence GTGAGCGACTCCGACGCCGGATCCGGCGCAGGCTCCCCGGCGTCTGCCGGTCCGCCGACGCGGGTCGAGTCGGACGCGCTGGGGGAGGTGCATGTGCCTGCGCAGGCCTACTGGGGCGCGCACACCGCGCGCGCCCTGGACAACTTCCGCGTCAGCGGTGTCCCCGTCAGCGTCCACCCCCACCTCGTACGGGCCCTGGCTCAGGTCAAGCACGCCGCGGCCCTGGCCAACGGCGAGATCGGGGTCCTCGAGCCGCACAAGGTACGGGCGATCGCGGCAGCCTGCCGGGCCGTCGCGGAGGGCCGCCACCACGAACAGTTCTGCGTGGACGTCATCCAGGGCGGCGCCGGCACGAGCACCAACATGAACGCCAACGAGGTGATCGCGAACCTCGCACTGGAACGTCTGGGCCACGCACGCGGGCACTACGAGCACCTGGACCCGCTCGACGACGTCAACCGCTGCCAGTCCACCAACGACACCTACCCCACGGCGCTACGGATCGCCGTCAGCGCCGCATTGAGCGAACTGAGCACCGAACTGACCTTGCTGGCAGCGGAGTTCACCGCCAAAGGCGCTGAGTTCGCGACCGTCGTCAAGGTCGGACGCACGCAGTTGCAGGACGCCGTGCCCATGACGCTGGGCCGCGAGTTCGGCGCGTTCGGCGTGACGCTCGCGGAGGACGTCGGCAGGATCCGCGAGACGCTGCCGCTGCTGGCCGAGACCAACCTCGGGGCGACGGCGATCGGCACCGGCATCGCCGCCGCACCCGGCTACGCCGCAGCGGCCGTACGCCACCTTCGCGCGCTGACCGGGCTCGACGTGACACCGGCCGCCGACCTGGTGGAGGCCACGTCGGACACGGGCGTGTTCCTCCTGGTGTCGGGGGTGCTGAAGCGGACGGCGGTCAAGCTGTCCAAGGTGTGCAGCGATCTGCGACTGCTCGCCAGCGGGCCCCGGGCAGGCCTCGCGGAGATCTCCCTGCCGCCGCGGCAGGCCGGTTCGTCGGTCATGCCGGGCAAGGTGAACCCGGTGATCCCCGAAATGGTCAACCAGATCGCTTTCGCGACCGTCGGCGCGGACGTCGCCGTCACCATGGCCGCGGACAACGGTCAGCTGCAGCTGAACGCGTTCGAACCGCTGATCGGACATCTGCTGCTGCAGCACATCGTCTGGCTGACGCACGGCTGCTCGGCACTGCGCACCCTGTGCGTGGTGGGCATCACCGCCGACCGTGAGCGACTCGCGCGCGGGGGCGCCGGCGCGGTCGGCGCGGTGACGGCGCTCGCCGCCCGCATCGGACACGAGGCCGCGACGGAGGTGGCCCGGGACGCGTCGCGCACCGGCGCCGACGTGGTGGACGTCGTCGTACGGCGCGGGCTGCTGGACCGCGAGAGCGCGCTGCGCCTCATCGCCGCGGCCGGCTGA
- a CDS encoding Lrp/AsnC family transcriptional regulator, producing MDAIDERIITELTRNARISHAELGQRVQLSRNAVRQRVERLERQGHIGGYTIVRPSCGADRETVAAHVLVYREDRMRGADVLAALKRIPEVVSCDVLSGQFDLLVSVEADSLERVQGIWEQMAQMPGVRDTVTALALSRVVSRPRR from the coding sequence ATGGACGCCATCGACGAGCGGATCATCACCGAGCTCACCCGCAACGCCCGGATCTCCCACGCCGAACTGGGCCAGCGCGTACAGCTGTCACGCAACGCCGTGCGCCAGCGCGTCGAACGGCTGGAGAGGCAGGGGCACATCGGCGGTTACACGATCGTCCGCCCGTCGTGCGGCGCGGACCGCGAGACGGTGGCCGCACACGTCCTGGTCTACCGGGAGGACCGGATGCGCGGGGCCGACGTCCTCGCGGCGCTCAAACGCATCCCCGAGGTGGTCTCGTGCGACGTCCTCAGCGGCCAGTTCGACCTGCTGGTCAGTGTGGAGGCGGACTCCCTGGAACGCGTACAGGGCATCTGGGAGCAGATGGCCCAGATGCCCGGTGTACGGGACACGGTGACGGCGCTGGCGCTGTCCCGGGTCGTCAGCCGGCCGCGGCGATGA
- a CDS encoding cyclase family protein, whose amino-acid sequence MTQDTAVTAAPATATEPPLWALHRALIGGTVRTDLTHAFHPGQPHFPAFPDEKREMPFDMSRGDGFNVHLYTIVGQWGTHVDPPVHFVAGGRTLDEIPVDEMILPLVVLDITDRVATDPDAVPTLADVAAWEARHGRVPQGAFVALRTGWGRRWPDPAAMANKDEAGVSHCPGWSAEVLRYLFEEAGVTAIGHEQTDTDPGLATSAGDFGLEDYVLRRDRWQIELMANLDRVPEAGALIVATWAKPQGGSGFPARVFALHHEN is encoded by the coding sequence ATGACCCAGGACACGGCCGTCACGGCCGCACCCGCGACCGCCACCGAACCCCCGCTGTGGGCCCTGCACCGCGCACTGATCGGCGGAACGGTCCGCACCGACCTGACGCACGCCTTCCATCCCGGGCAGCCCCACTTTCCCGCCTTCCCCGACGAGAAGCGCGAGATGCCGTTCGACATGTCCCGCGGCGACGGTTTCAACGTGCACCTGTACACGATCGTCGGACAGTGGGGCACCCACGTCGACCCGCCGGTCCACTTCGTCGCCGGCGGCCGGACCCTGGACGAGATACCCGTCGACGAGATGATCCTGCCGCTCGTCGTCCTCGACATCACCGACCGCGTCGCCACGGACCCCGACGCGGTGCCGACCCTGGCGGACGTCGCGGCCTGGGAAGCCCGCCACGGCCGCGTTCCCCAGGGCGCGTTCGTCGCGCTGCGCACCGGATGGGGCCGGCGCTGGCCGGACCCTGCCGCCATGGCCAACAAGGACGAGGCAGGCGTCAGTCACTGCCCGGGCTGGTCCGCCGAGGTCCTGCGCTACCTCTTCGAGGAGGCCGGCGTCACCGCGATCGGGCACGAGCAGACCGACACCGACCCCGGACTGGCCACCTCCGCGGGCGACTTCGGCCTCGAGGACTACGTCCTGCGACGCGACCGCTGGCAGATCGAGCTCATGGCCAACCTCGACCGGGTGCCGGAGGCGGGAGCGCTGATCGTCGCCACCTGGGCCAAGCCACAGGGCGGTTCGGGCTTCCCCGCCCGCGTCTTCGCCCTGCACCACGAGAACTGA